Proteins co-encoded in one Dama dama isolate Ldn47 chromosome 2, ASM3311817v1, whole genome shotgun sequence genomic window:
- the ESAM gene encoding endothelial cell-selective adhesion molecule codes for MISLPGSPATSLLRVLFLGLTTLASPSRAQLEVHVSASLTKLQAVEGAEVVLSAWYSLHGELSPTKPKPWEVPTVMWFFLEGKDKNMSQVLVYMNQVTATDEPRASLVYSMPSRNVSLRLRNLQEKDSGSYFCFVTLQDNQGTVKGQSSKHLELNVLVPPAPPSCHLRGVAHVGTNVTLSCQSPRSKPAAQYQWERSPPSSQVFFAPVLDAIHGSLSLKNLSTSMSGVYICKAHNEVGSAQCNVTLTVSTGPRATVVAGAVVGTMVGLGLLAGLVLLYQRRGKALEEPANDIKEDAIAPRTLPWPKGSDTISKNGTLSSVTSARALRPPQGPSRLGALTPTPSLSSQVLPSPRLPRTDGAHPQPIPPGPGGVSSSALSRMGAVPVMVPAQSQAGSLV; via the exons ATGATTTCTTTGCCCGGGTCTCCTGCGACCAGCTTGCTGCGGGTTTTGTTCCTGGGGCTGACTACTCTCG cGTCCCCCTCACGGGCCCAGCTGGAGGTGCACGTGTCCGCCAGCCTCACGAAGCTGCAGGCGGTGGAGGGAGCGGAAGTGGTGCTCTCAGCGTGGTACAGCCTGCATGGGGAGCTGTCTCCGACCAAGCCCAAGCCTTGGGAGGTGCCCACCGTGATGTGGTTCTTCCTAGAAGGGAAGGATAAGAATATGAGCCAG gTGTTGGTGTACATGAATCAGGTCACAGCAACAGATGAGCCTCGAGCATCCCTGGTCTACTCCATGCCCTCCCGGAACGTGTCACTGCGGCTGCGGAACCTGCAGGAGAAAGACTCCGGGTCCTACTTCTGTTTTGTGACCTTGCAAGACAATCAAGGCACTGTTAAAGGTCAAAGCAGCAAACATTTAGAGCTCAATGTGCTGG tccctccAGCTCCTCCGTCCTGCCATCTCCGGGGTGTGGCCCACGTGGGGACCAACGTGACCCTGAGCTGCCAGTCCCCGAGGAGTAAGCCTGCTGCCCAGTACCAGTGGGAGCGTTCACCCCCCTCCTCCCAGGTCTTCTTTGCACCTGTTTTAG ATGCCATCCATGGGTCTTTAAGCCTCAAAAACCTGTCCACTTCCATGTCTGGAGTGTACATCTGCAAGGCCCACAATGAGGTGGGCAGTGCCCAGTGCAATGTGACCCTgactgtgagcacag GACCCAGGGCTACGGTGGTTGCCGGGGCTGTCGTGGGCACCATGGTTGGACTGGGGCTGCTGGCAGGGCTGGTGCTCTTGTACCAACGCCGGGGCAAGGCCCTAGAGGAGCCGGCCAATGATATCAA GGAGGACGCCATCGCTCCCCGGACGCTGCCCTGGCCCAAGGGCTCAGACACAATTTCCAAGAATGGGACCCTTTCCTCTGTTACCTCGGCGCGAGCCCTCCGGCCACCCCAGGGCCCTTCCAGGCTTGGTGCATTGACCCCCACACCCAGCCTCTCCAGTCAGGTCCTGCCCTCGCCAAGACTGCCTAGGACAGATGGGGCCCACCCTCAGCCTATACCGCCCGGCCCTGGTGGAGTCTCTTCCTCTGCTCTGAGCCGCATGGGTGCTGTCCCCGTGATGGTTCCTGCCCAGAGTCAGGCTGGGTCTCTGGTGTGA
- the VSIG2 gene encoding V-set and immunoglobulin domain-containing protein 2, which translates to MMTWLPGRFLCRFLLGWVGLSAPGLAVEVKVPSEPLSAPVGKTAELACSYSTSVGDNFALEWSFVQPGRPVSMSQPILYFTNGQLYPTGSKAERASLLQNPPTGGVATLKLTDVRPSDTGTYLCHVNNPPDFYTNGLGLINLTVLVPPSRPSCSQSGQTSVGGSAALRCSSSTGAPKPVYNWIRLGASPTPSPGSMVQDEVSGQLILTNLSLASSGTYRCVATNQMGSASCELTLSVTDPSKGRVAGTVIGVLLGVLFLSVAVFCLIRFQKERRKRPKETFGGSDLREDAMAPGISEQPSERADSSNGLLERPPSASTVTTKSKLPMVV; encoded by the exons ATGATGACCTGGCTCCCCGGGCGTTTCCTCTGCAGGTTCCTGCTGGGCTGGGTCGGCCTGAGCG CCCCCGGGTTGGCCGTGGAGGTGAAGGTGCCCTCCGAGCCCCTGAGCGCACCGGTGGGCAAGACCGCAGAGCTGGCCTGCAGCTACAGCACCTCGGTGGGAGACAACTTTGCCCTGGAGTGGAGCTTCGTGCAGCCTGGGAGGCCAGTCTCCATGTCCCAACCG ATCCTGTACTTCACCAATGGCCAGCTGTATCCAACTGGTTCTAAGGCAGAGAGGGCCAGCCTGCTTCAGAACCCTCCCACAGGAGGAGTGGCCACTCTGAAACTGACCGATGTCCGCCCCTCGGACACTGGAACCTACCTCTGCCATGTTAACAACCCGCCAGATTTCTACACCAATGGATTGGGGCTAATCAACCTTACTGTGCTGG TGCCCCCCAGTAGACCCTCATGCAGTCAGAGTGGTCAGACCTCCGTGGGGGGCTCTGCTGCCCTCAGATGCAGCTCTTCCACGGGAGCCCCCAAGCCAGTATACAACTGGATCCGCCTTGGAGCTTCTCCTACACCTTCTCCTGGCAGCATGGTGCAAG ATGAGGTGTCTGGCCAGCTCATTCTCACCAATCTCTCCCTGGCTTCCTCGGGCACCTACCGCTGTGTGGCCACCAACCAGATGGGCAGTGCGTCCTGTGAGCTGACCCTCTCTGTGACTG ACCCTTCCAAAGGCCGAGTGGCTGGGACTGTGATTGGGGTATTGCTGGGCGTGCTGTTCCTATCCGTGGCTGTGTTCTGCCTGATAAGGTTCcagaaagagaggaggaagagaccCAAGGAGACATTTGGGGGGAGTGACCTACG GGAGGACGCCATGGCACCTGGGATTTCTGAGCAACCTTCGGAAAGAGCAGATTCTAGCAATGGGCTCCTGGAGAGGCCCCCGTCTGCCAGCACGGTGACGACCAAGTCCAAGCTCCCTATGGTTGTCTGA
- the NRGN gene encoding neurogranin: protein MDCCTESACSKPDDDILDIPLDDPGANAAAAKIQASFRGHMARKKIKSGERGRKGPGPGGPGGAGGARGGAGGGPSGD, encoded by the exons ATGGACTGCTGCACC GAGAGCGCCTGCTCCAAGCCGGACGACGACATTCTAGACATCCCTCTGGACGATCCGGGTGCCAACGCGGCCGCTGCCAAAATCCAGGCGAGTTTCCGGGGCCACATGGCGAGGAAGAAGATAAAGAGCGGAGAGCGCGGCCGGAAGGGCCCGGGCCCCGGGGGACCAGGCGGAGCTGGGGGCGCCCGGGGAGGCGCGGGCGGCGGTCCCAGCGGAGACTAG